The proteins below are encoded in one region of Belonocnema kinseyi isolate 2016_QV_RU_SX_M_011 chromosome 1, B_treatae_v1, whole genome shotgun sequence:
- the LOC117181545 gene encoding uncharacterized protein LOC117181545, giving the protein MILADLEEKLKKKGRCGTILGNSKIYSLAYADEVVLLADNETKMNLMMKIFEEYVGAKDLTVNVEKTKVMCFRRRNTVIDYVWKIKRQTVESVEEFCYLRFWLEAGEENELQVKKKFNVRVM; this is encoded by the coding sequence ATGATTTTGGCAGACCTAGAGGAGAAGCTTAAGAAGAAAGGAAGATGTGGGACGATATTGGGTAACAGCAAAATATATTCTCTAGCTTATGCGGACGAAGTAGTCCTGTTAGCAGACAACGAGACGAAaatgaacctaatgatgaaaatttttgaagagtatgtgggagccAAGGATTTGACTGTGAACGTAGAGAAGACCAAGGTCATGTGTTTCAGACGTAGAAACACCGTAatagattacgtttggaagataaaAAGACAAACAGTGGAAAGCGTGGAAGAGTTCTGTTACTTACGTTTTTGGTTGGAGGCAGGAGAggaaaacgagctgcaggtgaagaaaaaatttaatgtgcgAGTAATGTAA